From a single Solanum dulcamara chromosome 4, daSolDulc1.2, whole genome shotgun sequence genomic region:
- the LOC129885455 gene encoding guanine nucleotide-binding protein subunit beta, whose product MSVAELKERHMAATQTVNDLREKLKQKRLQLLDTDVSGYAKLQGKTTVTFGPTDLVCCRILQGHTGKVYSLDWTPEKNRIVSASQDGRLIVWNALTSQKTHAIKLPCAWVMTCAFSPSGQSVACGGLDSACSIFNLNSPIDKDGIHPVSRMLSGHKGYVSSCQYVPDEDTHLITGSGDQTCVLWDITTGLRTSVFGGEFQSGHTADVSSVSISSSNPRLFVSGSCDTTARLWDTRVASRAQRTFHGHEGDVTTVKFFPDGNRFGTGSDDGTCRLFDIRTGHQLQVYYQPHGEGDIPHVTSMAFSISGRLLFVGYSNGDCYVWDTLLAKVVLNLGSVQNSHEGRISCLGLSADGSALCTGSWDTNLKIWAFGGHRSVI is encoded by the exons ATGTCAGTTGCGGAGCTGAAAGAGCGGCACATGGCCGCTACACAGACTGTAAATGATCTCCGTGAAAAACTTAAGCAGAAGCGTCTCCAATTACTGGACACAGATG TTTCTGGGTATGCAAAGTTGCAAGGTAAAACTACGGTAACCTTCGGCCCAACAGATCTGGTTTGTTGTAGGATCCTGCAAGGACACACTGGAAAG GTCTATTCACTGGACTGGACTCCTGAAAAAAATCGTATAGTCAGTGCATCCCAAGATGGTAGATTAATAGTGTGGAATGCTCTCACAAGCCAGAAAACCCATGCAATTAAGCTTCCATGTGCTTGGGTTATGACCTGTGCTTTCTCTCCTAGTGGACAGTCTGTTGCTTGCGGTGGCCTCGACAGTGCTTGCTCTATCTTCAACTTAAATTCACCAATCGATAAGGATGGGATCCATCCAGTATCAAGAATGCTTAGTGGGCATAAAGGGTATGTGTCTTCGTGTCAGTATGTTCCAGATGAAGATACTCACCTAATAACTGGTTCTGGTGATCAAACATGTGTACTTTGGGATATAACTACTGGCCTAAGAACTTCTGTGTTTGGAGGTGAGTTTCAATCTGGGCACACTGCAGATGTATCAAG TGTCTCAATTAGTTCATCAAACCCCAGACTGTTTGTGTCTGGGTCTTGTGACACAACTGCTCGTCTGTGGGACACCCGTGTTGCTAGTCGAGCTCAACGAACATTTCATGGTCATGAGGGGGATGTTACTACTGTAAAGTTCTTCCCCGATGGTAATAGATTTGGAACTGGTTCAGATGATGGAACCTGCAGATTATTTGACATTAGGACTGGACACCAGCTGCAAGTATACTACCAGCCTCATGGTGAGGGTGATATCCCTCACGTGACTTCCATGGCATTTTCTATCTCAGGCCGTCTTCTCTTCGTCGGGTACTCTAATGGTGATTGTTACGTGTGGGACACCCTATTAGCAAAG GTGGTCCTAAACTTGGGATCAGTTCAAAACTCTCATGAAGGGCGAATAAGTTGTCTGGGACTGTCAGCTGATGGAAGCGCCCTATGTACAGGAAGTTGGGATACAAACCTGAAG ATTTGGGCTTTTGGAGGGCACAGAAGTGTGATCTGA
- the LOC129885453 gene encoding glucan endo-1,3-beta-D-glucosidase, whose translation MATHKLSTCFLIFLVLLQSLSSAESQAFIGVNYGQVADNLPPPAETVKLIQSTSIQKVRLYGADPAIIKALANTGIGIVIGASNGDIPALAADPNFAGQWVNSNILAYYPASKIIVVNVGNEVVTSGDQNLIPQLLPAMQNVQNALNAASLGGRIKVSTVHAMSILSQSDPPSSGLFSPVFGDTLKALLQFHKENGSPLMINPYPFFAYQSDPRPETLAFCLFQPNAGRVDSGNGIKYMNMFDAQVDAVHSALNAWGFKEIQIVVAETGWPYKGDPNEVGPSMDNAKAYNGNLINHLRSMVGTPLMPGISVDTYIFALYDEDLKPGPGSERSFGLFKPDLSTTYDVGLSKNAQTPTAPVTPVSPAPTTPTTPVSPVSPAPTKPTTPVTPVTPAPKPTGSATWCMPKPGTPDSELQANLDYACGMTGIDCSAIQAGGLCFEPNTVASHAAYAMNILYQTAGRNPWNCDFSQTALLTSTNPSYNGCTYPGGNL comes from the exons ATGGCTACACATAAACTCTCCACTTGCTTCCTTATCTTCCTTGTTTTATTGCAGTCTCTTTCTTCTGCAG AGTCACAGGCTTTTATCGGTGTTAACTACGGTCAAGTCGCCGATAACCTCCCGCCGCCGGCGGAGacggtgaagcttattcagtcGACGAGCATTCAGAAGGTGAGGTTATACGGAGCGGATCCCGCAATCATAAAAGCGTTGGCGAATACCGGGATCGGAATTGTGATCGGCGCTTCCAACGGCGATATCCCCGCGCTAGCCGCCGATCCGAATTTTGCCGGGCAATGGGTTAATTCCAATATTTTGGCGTACTATCCGGCGAGTAAAATAATTGTGGTTAATGTGGGTAACGAAGTCGTGACTTCAGGAGATCAGAACCTTATTCCCCAACTATTGCCCGCCATGCAAAATGTCCAAAACGCCCTCAATGCTG CTTCCCTTGGTGGTAGAATCAAGGTATCAACGGTACACGCCATGTCCATTTTGTCCCAGTCCGACCCGCCTTCTTCCGGGCTATTCAGTCCAGTATTTGGGGACACACTGAAAGCTCTCCTGCAATTTCACAAGGAAAATGGTTCACCTTTGATGATCAATCCATACCCATTCTTTGCATATCAGAGTGATCCAAGACCTGAAACTTTGGCATTCTGTCTCTTCCAACCAAATGCTGGCCGGGTTGATTCGGGCAACGGTATCAAATACATGAACATGTTTGATGCACAG GTTGACGCTGTACATTCGGCCCTGAATGCGTGGGGATTCAAGGAAATTCAAATTGTGGTTGCAGAGACAGGGTGGCCATACAAGGGAGATCCAAATGAAGTAGGCCCAAGTATGGATAATGCAAAAGCTTATAATGGTAACTTGATAAACCACCTGAGGTCTATGGTTGGCACTCCATTGATGCCTGGTATATCAGTAGATACTTATATCTTTGCCCTCTATGATGAGGACTTGAAGCCTGGGCCTGGCTCTGAACGCTCTTTTGGTCTTTTCAAGCCTGATCTTTCCACGACTTACGATGTTGGCCTCTCAAAAAATGCGCAG ACTCCTACAGCTCCAGTAACTCCAGTGAGCCCTGCTCCAACAACACCGACAACACCAGTATCTCCAGTGAGCCCTGCTCCAACAAAACCGACAACTCCAGTAACTCCGGTTACACCAGCACCAAAACCAACAGGATCAGCTACTTGGTGCATGCCAAAGCCGGGAACTCCTGATTCTGAATTACAGGCGAACCTCGACTACGCCTGTGGCATGACTGGTATTGACTGTAGTGCTATTCAAGCAGGCGGTCTCTGCTTTGAACCAAATACTGTTGCATCGCATGCTGCTTATGCTATGAATATTCTTTATCAAACTGCTGGCAGGAATCCCTGGAACTGCGATTTCTCTCAGACGGCTCTCCTCACCTCAACAAATCCTA gTTACAATGGCTGTACTTATCCTGGTGGCAACTTATGA
- the LOC129885452 gene encoding cyclase-associated protein 1 isoform X2, which produces MPMEEKLVHRLESAVTRLEALSATGFRSGGPVGTGDGTTVLDPSIIAFDDLMSQFLGKVSSAAEKIGGHVLDITKIVEAAFSAQRELLIKIKETKILVEFKNKDPNHVEWAKALKELYLPGLRDYVKSHYPLGPVWSATGETAVSAPSKAPSPSAPAPPPPPSSLFSSESPQASSSRPTKGMSAVFDEINSGKPVTSGLRKVTDDMKTKNRADRTGVVNAGEKEARVSSPSVSKTGPPKLELQMGRKWVVENQVGEKNLVIDDCDTKQSVYVYGCKSSVLQIKGKVNNITIDKCTKMGVVFAGVVAACEIVNCNGVEVQCQGSAPTISIDNTNGCQLYLNKDSLEGSITTAKSSEINVLVPGDGPDDDWGEHALPQQYAHEYKDGRFVTTPVSHSGA; this is translated from the exons ATGCCAATGGAGGAGAAGTTGGTACACCGATTGGAGTCGGCGGTAACGCGGCTGGAGGCGCTATCAGCCACCGGATTCCGTTCCGGCGGCCCCGTCGGGACAGGCGATGGTACAACGGTTTTAGATCCGTCGATTATTGCATTTGACGATCTCATGTCGCAGTTCCTCGGAAAGGTTTCGAGTGCTGCAGAGAAGATCGGAGGACACGTTTTGGATATTACTAAGATTGTTGAGGCCGCTTTCTCTGCTCAGAGAGAACTTCTCATTAAGATCAAGGAGACTAAG ATTCTCGTGGAGTTCAAAAACAAAGACCCAAATCATGTTGAATGGGCAAAAGCTTTGAAAGAACTTTATCTTCCTGGATTGAGAGATTATGTTAAGAGTCACTATCCATTAGGTCCTGTATGGAGTGCTACAGGGGAAACTGCTGTATCTGCACCGTCGAAAGCCCCTTCACCAAGTGCTCctgctcctcctcctcctccatcTTCTCTCTTCAGCTCTGAATCTCCTCAGGCTTCATCATCACGCCCCACGAAAGGGATGTCTGCTGTCTTTGACGAAATTAATTCGGGAAAGCCAGTGACTTCTG GACTGAGAAAGGTAACAGATGACATGAAAACAAAGAACCGTGCTGACAGAACCGGAGTTGTTAATGCTGGTGAAAAAGAAGCCCGCGTGAGCTCACCCTCTGTCTCTAAAACTGGACCTCCAAAATTGGAGCTTCAGATGGGCCGTAA ATGGGTGGTTGAGAATCAAGTGGGAGAAAAGAACCTAGTTATTGATGATTGCGATACAAAGCAATCAGTATATGTCTATGGGTGCAAAAGTTCAGTTCTGCAGATCAAAG GAAAAGTCAACAACATCACAATTGACAAATGCACTAAGATGGGAGTTGTATTCGCG GGTGTTGTGGCAGCTTGTGAGATTGTCAATTGCAACGGTGTAGAGGTGCAATGTCAG GGTTCGGCTCCTACAATTTCAATCGACAATACAAATGGATGCCAGTTATACTTGAACAAAGATTCTTTAGAGGGTTCTATTACCACAGCTAAGTCGAGTGAAATCAATGTTTTGGTTCCTGGTGATGGGCCTGATGATGATTGG GGTGAGCATGCTTTGCCACAGCAGTATGCTCATGAATACAAGGACGGACGCTTCGTGACTACTCCTGTCTCCCACTCTGGAGCTTAG
- the LOC129885452 gene encoding cyclase-associated protein 1 isoform X1: MPMEEKLVHRLESAVTRLEALSATGFRSGGPVGTGDGTTVLDPSIIAFDDLMSQFLGKVSSAAEKIGGHVLDITKIVEAAFSAQRELLIKIKETKKPDNSGLAEFLKPLNDVIVKATKMTEGRRSDFFNHLKSAADSLSALAWIAYTGKDCGMTMPIAYVEESWQMAEFYSNKILVEFKNKDPNHVEWAKALKELYLPGLRDYVKSHYPLGPVWSATGETAVSAPSKAPSPSAPAPPPPPSSLFSSESPQASSSRPTKGMSAVFDEINSGKPVTSGLRKVTDDMKTKNRADRTGVVNAGEKEARVSSPSVSKTGPPKLELQMGRKWVVENQVGEKNLVIDDCDTKQSVYVYGCKSSVLQIKGKVNNITIDKCTKMGVVFAGVVAACEIVNCNGVEVQCQGSAPTISIDNTNGCQLYLNKDSLEGSITTAKSSEINVLVPGDGPDDDWGEHALPQQYAHEYKDGRFVTTPVSHSGA; encoded by the exons ATGCCAATGGAGGAGAAGTTGGTACACCGATTGGAGTCGGCGGTAACGCGGCTGGAGGCGCTATCAGCCACCGGATTCCGTTCCGGCGGCCCCGTCGGGACAGGCGATGGTACAACGGTTTTAGATCCGTCGATTATTGCATTTGACGATCTCATGTCGCAGTTCCTCGGAAAGGTTTCGAGTGCTGCAGAGAAGATCGGAGGACACGTTTTGGATATTACTAAGATTGTTGAGGCCGCTTTCTCTGCTCAGAGAGAACTTCTCATTAAGATCAAGGAGACTAAG AAACCAGACAACTCAGGTTTGGCTGAATTTCTCAAACCATTGAATGATGTGATCGTGAAAGCTACAAAAATGACGGAAGGACGTCGGTCTGATTTCTTCAACCACCTGAAGTCTGCTGCTGATAGTCTATCGGCTCTAGCATGGATTGCCTACACTGGAAAAGACTGCG GCATGACCATGCCTATTGCATACGTGGAAGAAAGTTGGCAGATGGCTGAATTTTATAGTAACAAG ATTCTCGTGGAGTTCAAAAACAAAGACCCAAATCATGTTGAATGGGCAAAAGCTTTGAAAGAACTTTATCTTCCTGGATTGAGAGATTATGTTAAGAGTCACTATCCATTAGGTCCTGTATGGAGTGCTACAGGGGAAACTGCTGTATCTGCACCGTCGAAAGCCCCTTCACCAAGTGCTCctgctcctcctcctcctccatcTTCTCTCTTCAGCTCTGAATCTCCTCAGGCTTCATCATCACGCCCCACGAAAGGGATGTCTGCTGTCTTTGACGAAATTAATTCGGGAAAGCCAGTGACTTCTG GACTGAGAAAGGTAACAGATGACATGAAAACAAAGAACCGTGCTGACAGAACCGGAGTTGTTAATGCTGGTGAAAAAGAAGCCCGCGTGAGCTCACCCTCTGTCTCTAAAACTGGACCTCCAAAATTGGAGCTTCAGATGGGCCGTAA ATGGGTGGTTGAGAATCAAGTGGGAGAAAAGAACCTAGTTATTGATGATTGCGATACAAAGCAATCAGTATATGTCTATGGGTGCAAAAGTTCAGTTCTGCAGATCAAAG GAAAAGTCAACAACATCACAATTGACAAATGCACTAAGATGGGAGTTGTATTCGCG GGTGTTGTGGCAGCTTGTGAGATTGTCAATTGCAACGGTGTAGAGGTGCAATGTCAG GGTTCGGCTCCTACAATTTCAATCGACAATACAAATGGATGCCAGTTATACTTGAACAAAGATTCTTTAGAGGGTTCTATTACCACAGCTAAGTCGAGTGAAATCAATGTTTTGGTTCCTGGTGATGGGCCTGATGATGATTGG GGTGAGCATGCTTTGCCACAGCAGTATGCTCATGAATACAAGGACGGACGCTTCGTGACTACTCCTGTCTCCCACTCTGGAGCTTAG